The Marasmius oreades isolate 03SP1 chromosome 2, whole genome shotgun sequence genomic sequence GGCTATTTGCGGTGGGCTGTCGAATGTGGGATAACAGTCATATGGATATGGTAATATTCGTTCCTCTTTCTACACTACTGTCCCATGTAGAGAAAGCTAGGATAAGCGCCCTTGTCACGGTGTTGGAATGGAAAAGTTGGGGACCAACCGCTACAAGAACCCTTCCCTTCGATTTTCCGGATATCTGGGTCTGCTATATCCACGGACTTCGAGCCGCAGTTCTCAATCGAAACACGTCCTCACTGTCGGGAGTTTGTTTTGATATATACGACCTGAACCCGCTTCTTGACAGGCAACGGGAGGACTCGCAAGAAGCATCAAATTCTGCAGGTCGCGAACCGCGTCGTGCCATCTCGGGACATCTTCCGGATATCTCGCCTTCTTCCCTCATGTTGAGCGAAGATGCGTTGCTCGTTGTTTCGGTCAGTGACTTGTACGCTTTGGATCGAATAGTGCACTTACTTACCGACAGGGAGACGAGACAGAAATTACTGTCTACTCGTTTTAAACATATGTGAAAGTTTGCGGGGTCATTATGAATATTTACGTATAAACGTCAAATATAGCTTCAGGGTGATTCGGTTAACGTTGGGTGGTTGGTGTCATATGAGTGCGGACCGATACATGAAAGTCACCAGGTGCCATATGCTGGCCAAAAGGAAGTATTACATATGTAGAGGTCAGATTTTGTGCTGGTCAAACAGCCTGTGGATGTTTCATGTCCTCAACTCAATTCCTTTCCCGTTATTTATATCTAGCCGTCTTCAGCTAGTTCCCTGCCTCCCTCGAGTCCCATAAGTACACTTTGAACCAACAACAAAATCAAGGGAAAACTCAGTCCGACTACACAGTGTCATTGTCGTACCGCCTCAACCCGCTCcatttctctctctccaacCTCCATCCTCGCCCGTTATGGCACCCGCCGAGAACctcaagaagagaaaaattGCAGTGCTAGGCTCTCGTTCAGTCGGTGAAACCAAGGCCTTACTACTCGGACTTGCCCTTCTCGCTCATGCACCTCCGTATGCATTACAGGCAAATCCTCTCTTGTCATTCAGTTCATTGACAACCAGTTCGTCGAATCCTACTACCCGACTATCGAGAGCACATTTGCGAAGACCGTAAAATATCGGGGTGCTGAGTACGATTGCGAAGTAATTGACACGGCGGGCCAGGTATGTCGTTCCGGATCTTGAATATGCGCATGTCCTCTTCATGCTCACGAATCTTTCGAATTTCTTGTAGGACGAATTTTCCATCTTTAACTCCAAACATGCTATCGGAATCCATGGTTATGTTCTTGTTTACTCTGTCACATCGCGAAGTTCCTTCGAGATGATCCAAGTGGTATACGATAAGATAATAGACTTCTGTGGTGTTACAGATATTCCATGTGTTATTGTGGGTTCCAAGGTTGATTTGGACTCAAGGTACGTCTACCAAAATCTTGTTTTCACTCCCTCATTGAATATTTTGCACAGTAGACAAGTCAGTACGCAGGAGGGTGAAAAGCTCGCGCAAAGCTATCAGGGTGCCTTTGTAGAAACTAGTGCGAAGACCAACCTTAACGTCGGTGCGTGTGGCGCTGCTTACGACTACGTTATTTCATACAGACGAAATGCTTCAATTCAGGCAAAGTTTTCGAGTACTGCCTCGCAGAAATCGAAAAGCGTGCTCCGAATAGCCAGACGGGGGAACCTCAACAAAGCCGTTGTCTCGTCATGTAGATGTTCACTTAGCTCGGCAGGTCGGACTAGGACACTCCCGATGCCATTCTTTCACCAATATTTATTTTGCAAAGCTCGGTCCACGTGCTTTCCTCGACCAATTCGATCCCCCAATGCATATTAGTCTCCTTGTTGCATGTACCACTTACTGTCGTTAAATTATATACATAGAGTCCCCCTTATTTCTAACTTAGTTAACCTCGTCCCCAAGGTATCTGACCTTAAGTGCTCGTCCTTTCAATCCAGTCGCTTTGATTTTCTGCGGATCCCCAGGTACGAGGTCGATGGCTTGGTCACTCCAAGCGACATCATCTCCGTCAGCGTCTAGGACTATTCCCTTCACGGGCTTTTTGGATGAAAGTACAACCGATTCTCCGTCCGCAGAAACTTCGGCCTTGAGATCCACCTCCTTGACTGTCGGGAATTTGATGAATTTGAAAGGTTCCGGCCTGTATAGTGCGATTAGTTAAACGAGCTACAAGGCCGTAGAATACTTTAGCGTACCAATTAGTATAACGGGCAAGTATGGTGCCGTCAGCGTCCAATAACCGAGCAGAGACGATAATATCCTTTGGGATTTCACTTTGCTTATGTCTCGTTGGTTGACCGGGAAGTGTTCCTTTGTGGAGTTCCGTGCTTGAGTTTGGTGATAGTGTGACAGACCTTGAAAGTGGGCGACACAAATATGAGATCCTCAAAGCCAAAAAACCTCCGACTCACTTCGACCATACGTCTTCCCAGTCGGATTGCAGGTCAAACGACGTCACCTCAAGAGTAACTTCTTTTTGCTCCAGCGTGCTATTGGTCCCccagatttccaggatcgtGTCGATAGCAAATTTAGCAGCAGAACGGTCATCTGGATGGTCTATTTTGTCCTTCCGCGTCATACCCACCGTATAGATCTGAAGTTCCCTTGCAATGGCAAAATAAGCAGGTTTTGGACGGAGGAAGTAGTCGACAATAGCCCAAGATGTCACAGGCCAGCAGTCATTAATCTAATAGGTCATTGAAGATAATGGTAAGAATATTACAGAAGATCACACGTACCTGCCAGACTAAGGCACCGGCTGTGTATTCCCTCCCTTTACCTGCCCAGTTACGGCGCCACAATCTGTAGGCGGATGCAAGAGTTTCCGCCTGCATGACCTGAGTGTAATATACATAGCTAGCGGGAAGTATTAGTTTAAAGTTTGTTGATACGGACGCGAAGGCACCCACTCGTCCATGTCAAACGTGTGCTTGAAATTCTCGACGAGGTATAGCTCGAGCCGCCTCTCGAAGCCAGAAGCCTTATTGTGATTATTGTTCATTCTAAGGGATGGAACATGAGAAGCAGCCCTCAGATAGAGACAACCATATTCGCTACCGTGATTGAGGGTATCGTTCGTCCTTTGCATCGCCCAGCCAGTGGTCAATGGTACGAATATTTGGGCACGCCTCCCTACCATAGCCTTTGAACAAAGACTCTATCGGTCGAGGTCTAAACTCACATTCCAAACTCAGAGACAAACCGGCCCGCGAGAATGTCCCAGTTATGCCAAGGTTCTTGTGAGCCATGCCACACATTCCCTAAATGTGCAGAGGAGTCGGCAACGGAGACTTCGCATATAAAGTCCGAGATCGCTTACATTGATGTAGGTCACCGAGTGTGCGGTCTGTAGTTGGCTGTCCTTGTCCAGAATAGGGTGATGAACGGTGATAGTGGATGTTCGAGTGCTTTGCAACCACGGATGGCAATAAACGTTCGTAGATATGACGTCCAGGAAAATTGGTTTCCCGATAGTCTGAGGTTTCATCCGAGTAATCTAGCTCCAGCTTGAGAGATTCTGCTACCTGGTAGTCTGTGTTGCATCTATAATCAGAATCAAAACGATTGCGGCGTTAATTGGAAACAACCTTCGTTATTGCCGGCTAGAGGTCCTTATGATTAGAATATTTCCAAGAAACCGATTAATGTAGACGAACCCAAGATCACGACAGACGGATGGTGGCGTAGTCTCTTCACGTTTTGCTCGGCTTCTTCTTGTACAAGTTGCAAGAAGGTATCATAGGCAGGGTACTGTGAATAGACATGAATAGTCGCTAACTACCGATATGTAGGTAGACTCACTTGCCCGCAACCAAACATGAAGTCTTGCCACACCAAGACTGTAATCCAATCAGAATTCATAACGGGACGGAGAGGGAGTCATCATACTTCCTAGTTCTGTTACAGTTCAGATTAGGCGAGTTCCACGTAATGAAAAAAGTGAACTGACCGTCGCAAATATCATAGAAAACGTCAGCCTCATAGATACCTCCACCCCAAACTCGAATCATGTTTTGATTCCCGTCAACCAACAACTGAAGCCATTTTCTATAGCGTTCGGGTGCCATACTAAGGAACTCGTATAAGTCGAATGGTGACCTGAGAGTCGCTGACACTCACGTCGTCAGGAATGAATCCCCTGGGATCCAATTGGAACCTGTCCAGGAGTTAGTTTCAGTCAGGACGAAATAATCAGCCATACCTCCGCAGAATATTCTGATATTGTTGATTTCAAACAAGAATGTGAGCCCCTGTGCATCCATTAAAGGCTCTTGGATAACCGATACTCGTCTGAAAG encodes the following:
- a CDS encoding uncharacterized protein (CAZy:GH2) gives rise to the protein MTTGPWKPVSVQTYRNRITELDVRSKVSPTLDVQLSIRLELLEKVPGTASVTLKSPDGSMVVTDGHISTDTGHSQISFSFTPGEVRLWYPVGYGKQPLYTVEVEVKDHNNEFVDRKFQTIAFRRVSVIQEPLMDAQGLTFLFEINNIRIFCGGSNWIPGDSFLTTMAPERYRKWLQLLVDGNQNMIRVWGGGIYEADVFYDICDELGILVWQDFMFGCGQYPAYDTFLQLVQEEAEQNVKRLRHHPSVVILAGNNEDYQVAESLKLELDYSDETSDYRETNFPGRHIYERLLPSVVAKHSNIHYHRSSPYSGQGQPTTDRTLGDLHQWNVWHGSQEPWHNWDILAGRFVSEFGMEACPNIRTIDHWLGDAKDERYPQSRMNNNHNKASGFERRLELYLVENFKHTFDMDDYVYYTQVMQAETLASAYRLWRRNWAGKGREYTAGALVWQINDCWPVTSWAIVDYFLRPKPAYFAIARELQIYTVGMTRKDKIDHPDDRSAAKFAIDTILEIWGTNSTLEQKEVTLEVTSFDLQSDWEDVWSKSVTLSPNSSTELHKGTLPGQPTRHKQSEIPKDIIVSARLLDADGTILARYTNWPEPFKFIKFPTVKEVDLKAEVSADGESVVLSSKKPVKGIVLDADGDDVAWSDQAIDLVPGDPQKIKATGLKGRALKVRYLGDEVN